The following DNA comes from Amycolatopsis solani.
GACCCCGGCCTGCGCGGCGAAGGCGACGAGCATCTCGACGGTGCCCGCGGAGAAGGGCTCACGACCCTGCTTGCGGTAGACGGTCAGCGCGCCCAGCACCCGGCCCCCGGACCCGAACGGCGCCGCGGCGAACGGCCCGTAACCGTGGAGTTCGGCGGGGACGTACGGCGCGGTGCGCGGATCGACGGTGAAGTCTGCGCTGGCCACGGGTTCCCCGCCCCGGGCGACGTGCCCGGCCGCGGAATCGGCGGGCAGCGCGAGACCTCGCAGGGACTCCCCAGCCGACGCGGCACCGGAGTCCGCGACTGGTCCGGCGCTGGCGTCCGCGGCCGTGCTGGCACCGGGGTTCGCGAGCGGGCCAGCACTGGAGCCCGCGACCGGTCCGGGGCTGGCGTCCCCCACTGCCCTCGCGCCGGAGCCCGCGACTGGTCCGACGCTGGCGTCGGCGACCGTGTTGGCACCGGGGTTCGCGAGCGGGCCAGCACTGGAGCCCGCGACCGGTCCAGGGCTGGCGTCCGCGACTGGTTCGGCGCTGGCGTCCGCGGCGGCAGCGGGCTGGTCGGCTGACTCAGCGGCACTCACCTTCGACGCCGGTTCACCGGCACTTGATGGCCCGCGGCCACCGGCGTTCGGAAGCGCTGCCGGGTGGGCGGTCGCGTAGTGCGCGGCCTCCACCACCACGCGGCCGTCGTCGGCGCTCACCATTGCGAGGCCCAGGTCGGCGTCGGCGAGTTCGGCGGCGCGTGCGACGACCGTGTCGAGCACCGCGCCCGGGTCGTCGCCGGACAGGGCGGTGCTCGTGATCTCGGTGGCGGCGGACAGTGCCCGCGCGGCAAGCGTCGGATCCATGAGTTCCGTCATTATCGCGCGGTGCGGTGGTGGCGCGATCACGGCACCGGTACTCGGGTCACGACCCGGCCGTCGCGGACTTCGAGGACGACGTCCGCGTCGGCGGCCTCGTCGGCTCGGTGGGTCACGTGCAGCACCGTGCGGCCGGCCAGGGCTTCGCGCAGGTGGGCGCGCACGGCCTGGGCGGTCGGCTCGTCGAGGTGCGCGGTCGGTTCGTCCAGCAGGACTAGCCCCGCCGTCGGTGCGCCGAGCAGGGCGCGCGCCAGTGCGACTCGCTGGGCCTGTCCACCCGACAGTCCGGTGCCGCCGCTGCCGAGCAGGGTGGCCGGGTCGACGTCGTCGAGGGCGGCTTGGTGGAGCGCTCGGCGGAGGTCGTCCTCGGTCGCCGTGGGGCGGGCGAGGCGGAGGTTCTCGCCGACCGTCGTGGCCGCGAGCATCGGCTCCTGCGGGGCCCACGCGACCTCGTCCGGGACGGCGACCACGCCGGCCCGCGGCGCGAGGAAGCCGAGCAGGGCGGCGACGAGCGTCGACTTGCCGGCGCCGCTCGGTCCGACCACGGCGGCGTACGTGCCCGGCTGAAGGTGCACGTCGACGTCGTGGAGGACGACCGGGCCGTCCGGCCAGCCGAGGTCCGCTCCGCGCAGCTCGACGCCCGCTTCGGGGTGTGCGGGCCGGGCCGGCTCGGGCGGTGCGTCCGCGAGACGGCGGCGGGCGCGCTGCAGCGTGTCCCAGTGCTGCGCCACCGGCGGCAGCAGCGCGAGGACCTCCGCCAGCGCGAGCGGAACCAACGCCAGGACGGGCGCCAGGACCGGGTCGAGCCCGCCGGACGTGACCGCCGAGGCGGCCAGCGCCGTGCTGACGACCGCGGCCGTGCCGCAGGCCAGCGTGACCAGTGCTTCCGCCGCGCCCGCGCCGAAAGCTTGGCGGCGGGCCTGCGCGGCCAGTCGGGTGTCGGCGTCCGCCAGGGCACGGCGGTGGTCGCGGGCGGTGCCGAAGGCGAGGAGTTCGGCCGCCGCTTCGAACAGGGTCAGGACTCGCGAAGCGACGTCGCGGCGGCCGGTCGCCAGGGCCGACGTCGCCCGGCGCTCGGTGCGCAGCGCGACCCACGGCGCGCACAGCCCGATGGCCACCGCCGCGGCGAGGGTCAGGCCGGCCGCGGGGAGGACCCACGTCTGGACGGCGATCGCGCCGGCCGCGACCAGCGTCACCACCAGCGGGGGCGACACCACCCTCGGCAGGAGGTCGCGCACCGTGTCGACGTCGGCGACCAGGCGGCGCTGCCCCTCGCCCGCACGCAGGCCGCGCGCGGGGCCGAGGCGGACCAGGGAAGTCCAGAGCCGTACGCGCAAGCGGCCGGCGATGCGGAACGCGGCGTCGTGCGTGACCAGGCGCTCGACGTACCGCAGCCCGGCGCGGCCCAGGCCGAACGCGCGGACGCCGACGACCGCCACGGTCAGCGTCAGGATCGGTGGCTGCTGCGACGCCTTGGCGATGAGCCAGCCCGACGTCGCGGTCAGCGCCACCCCGGCCAGCAGCGCCACCGCGCCGAGCACCGCGCCGGCGAACATGCGGCCGTCGAGGAGGGCGCGCCAGCCCAGCGGCGTGGCCGAGGAGTCCGTTGTGGACACTTCGGCAGCCGGGGCGATATCAGCAGCCAGGTCGACGGCGGCCGTGCGCTCGTGGGCCGCGATGACGGCCGCGGCGCCGTTGTCGACTGCTCGCTGGACCGCGTCGAGGACCAGGCGGGCGGTGGCTTCGTCGAGGTGGGCCGTCGGCTCGTCGAGCAGCAGCAGCCAGGCGCCGCCCTGGACCCGCACCAGGGCGCGGGCGACGGCGACGCGCTGGCGCTGGCCCAGCGACAGCTTCGCGACCGGGCGGTCCGCGAGCCCGGTCAGGCCGAGTTCGTCCAGCAGGGCGTCGGAACCGACTTCCTCGCGGACCGTGCCGCCGGCGAACACCGGCGACTGCGGCACCCACGCGACCTGTTCGCGCCAGCGCTCGAGGTCGGCGTCGGCGAGGTCCACGCCGCCGGCCGTGATGGTGCCGTCGTGCGCCGGGACGAAGCCGAGCAGGGCCGAGAGGGTCGTCGACTTGCCGCCGCCGCTCGGGGCGCGGAGCCAGACCGTCTCGCCCGGGCGGACCGAGAACGTCTCGCCGTCCGGGGCGAAGCCGCCGCGCCGGGCCACCCGGAGCGAAGACACCCGGAGCTCGCCGCGGGCGGGGACCTCAGTGCCGGCCGCGGGAGCCGGGGTGGCCAGCAGGTCGGCGACGCGCCGGACCGCTTCGACGCCGTCCTCGCTGGCGTGGAACGCGGCGCCGACCGCGCGCAGCGGCTGGTAGCACTCCGGCGCGAGGATCAGCACGCCGAGCCCGATGGCCAGCGGCAGGTGGCCGCCGGCGAGCCGGACGCCGATGACGACCGCGACCAGCGCCACCGACAGCGTCGCGGCGAGCTCGAGGACGAACGCCGAGGAGAAGGCGACCTTCAACGTCTTGAGCGTCGCGCGGCGGTGGCGTTCGGACAGCCGCCGGACGGTCTCGCCCTGGGCCGCGGCACGGCGGAACGCGGTCAGCACCGGGAGCACGCGCACGAGTTCGAGGAGCAGCTCCGACATCCGGTGCGTCGCGTCGGTCGCGCCGGCGACGCGGCCGGCCGTGTACTTGCCGACGAGGATCGCGAACATCGGGAGCAGCGGCACGGTCAGCGCGATGAGCACGCCGGACGGCCAGTCGGCGAACAGGATCGCCGCGCCGGCGCCGAGCGGGACGACGGCCGCCGTCACCAGGGCGGGCAGGTATTCGCGGAAGTAGGCGTCGAGCGCGTCGAGGCCGCGGGTGGTGAGCGCGGTCAGCTCGCCGTGGCCGCGGTGGGCGATCCACTCGGGGCCGAGGCGCAGCGCGTGGTCGACGGCCCGGGCCCGCAGCTCGCGTTGCGCGGTCGCGGCGGCGCGGGCCGAGACCGTGCGCACCGCCCAGCCGGTCAGCGCGCGCGTCGCGACGAGCGCGAGCAGCGCGGCCAGCTGGGCGGTGCGTCCCCCGACGCCCGCTCCGACGATCGCCGCGAGGACGTCGGCGAGCAGGAACGCCTGTGCCACCAGCGCGGCGGCGTGGAGGAACGAGAGGAACCCCACCAGGGCCAGCGCCCGGCGCACGGCCGGCACGAGGGCCGGCAATGCGCCGAGCGGGCCCTTTCCCGGCCGCACCGAGTCCACTGTGGACTCCGAGGCGAGAAGAGGAGCGCGTCCGGGAAGTTCGGTCATGGCGCGTGAACCGCCGGAATGTGCTGGACACCGATGCGCTTGCGGAACACCCAATAAGTCCAGCCCTGGTAGATCAGCACGGCCGGGGCGCCGAAGACGGCGACCCAGGTCATCACGGTCAGCGTGTACGGGCTCGACGCGGCATCCTCGATGGTGAGCGTGTTGGCGGCGTCGAGGGTCGAGGGCAGCACGTTCGGGAAGAGCGAACCGAACATGACCACGGCGGCCCCGGCGATGACGACGCCGAGCGCGGCGAACGCCTGGCCGTCGCGGTCGGCGCGCAGCCGGAACCAGGCCACGACCGCGGCGACGGCGGCGATGCCGAACGCGAGCAGCGTCCACAGCGTGCCTTCACGCCACTGGACGACCGTCAGGAACGCGACGATCGGCACCATCGCGGGCGGCAGCAGGCGGAGCGCCAGCTTGCGGGCGCGTTCCCGCAGGTCGCCGCTGGTCTTGAGGGCGAGGAACGCGGCGCCGTGCGTGATCGAGAAGGCGGCGATGGCGACCGCGCCGAGCAGGGTGTCCCAGCGGAGGGCCGCGAACGCCGAGCCGACGCGGTTGCCGTCGGCGTCGAGGGGCAGGCCGAGGACGGTGGTCGAGAGGACGAGCCCGACGCCGAGCGGCGGGATCCACGAGCCGACCATGATGACGCGGTCCCAGGTGCGGCGCCAGCGGTCGGAGTCGACCTTGCCGCGGTACTCGAACGCGACGCCACGGCCGATGAGGGCGAGCAGCAGGAGCAGGAGCGGCAGGTAGGCGGCCGAGAACAGGCTGGCGTACCAGCCGGGGAAGGCCGCGAACATCGCGCCGCCGGCGACGATGAGCCAGACCTCGTTGCCGTCCCAGACCGGTCCGATGGTGTTGACCATGACCCGGCGTTCGGTGTTGTCGCGGGCGAGGACCGGCATCAGCATGCCGACGCCGAAGTCGAAGCCTTCGAGGAACAGGTAGCCGAGCCAGAAGAAGGCGATGACGACGAACCAGACGATTTCGAGGGTCATCGGGTCACTCCTCCCACTCCGTCGCCGTGAGTTGTCCACAACCTGACGAGTTGTCCACAGGCTGGCTGTGGGTAACCCACGAGGGTGATCACATCGGCACTCATCGTCAGCACCTCAGTAGGCGAAGGCGAGTGTGTCCTCGCCCGGTTTGTCGGAATCCTTCGTTTCCGGGGGCATCACCGCTTCGACGCCGCCGCGGATGTACTTGCGCATCAGGTACAGCTCGACCAGGCCCAGCGCGGCGTACACCGTGGTCAGGGCGATCAGCGACGTCCAGACCTCGCCGGTCGTCAGCCTCGACACAGCCTGGGCCGTGAACATCCACACCCCGTCGACCCCCGACGGGTTCGGGACGACCACGAACGGCTGACGGCCCATCTCCGTGAAGATCCAGCCCGCGCTGTTGCCGAGGAACGGCGTCGCGATGCCGCCCAGGACCAGCAGCGGGAACCAGCGGGCGGTGGGGATCCGGTCCTCCCGGGTCAGCCACAGGGCCAGGAGCCCGATGCCCGCCGAGACCGCGCCGAAGCCGATCATCATGCGGAAGCCCCAGTACGTCACCGGCAGGTTCGGCACGTAGTCGATCGGCTTGCCCGCGAGCGATCCCAGCGAGGGGTCGTCCGGGTAGTTCGTGCCGTACTTCGCCTGGTACTCCGTGATCAGGTCCTCGACGCCCTTGACCTCGGTCTTGAAGTCGTTGTGCGCCAGGAACGACAGCAGCGCCGGCACGTTGAACGTCTTGACGTCCTCGCAGTTCGACCCGGCCACGTCACCGATCGCGATGATCGAGAAGCTCGCCGGCTTCTCCGTGTGGCACAGCGCCTCCGCCGACGCCATCTTCATCGGCTGCTGCTCGAACATCAGCTTGCCCTGCGCGTCACCGGTGATCGCGAGGACCGCGAACGCCGCGATGCCGACCCAGCCGCCGAGCCGCAGCGAGGAGCGCCAGACGTCCTGGTTCGAGCGGCGCCGCCACAGGTGCCAGCCCGCGACGCCGACGAGGAACGCCGCCGCCACCGAGAACGCGCCGGCCAGGGTGTGCGGGATCGCGGCCAGCGCCGTGTTGTTCGTCAGCACCGCCCAGATCGAGTTCATCGTCGGCTTGCCGTTCTCGAACGTCACACCGACCGGGTGCTGCATCCACGAGTTCGCGGCCAGGATGAAGTACGCCGAGGCCATCGTGGCCAGCGAGAACGCCCACGCGCACGCCAGGTGCACCTTCTTCGGCAGCCGGTCCCAGCCGAAGATCCACAGGCCGAGGAACGTCGACTCGACGAAGAACGCGACGAGGCCTTCCATCGCGAGCGGCGCGCCGAAGACGTCGCCGACGAAGCGCGAGTACGCGCTCCAGTTCATCCCGAACTGGAACTCCTGCACGATGCCGGTCACGACGCCCATCGCGAAGTTGACCAGCAGCAGCTTGCCCCAGAACTTCGTCATCTTCAGGTGCCGCGGATCGCCGGTGCGGACCCACTGGGTCTGCATCGCCGCGACCAGGATCGACAGCCCGATGGTCAGCGGGACCATCAGGAAGTGGTAGACGGTGGTGATGCCGAACTGCCACCGCGCTAGCTCAAGGACCTCCACGTGGTCCAGCGTGCTCCGGCGCGGGGGCGCCAGCTAGATCACTCGGTCCCGTCCACCCCGGGACCAACGTCCTTCACCTGGTCGAGTGCCTGCCGCGCCTCTTCGGCGACGCCGCGCCGCGGCCCGGCGTCCCCCAGCTCCAGGACGTGCCGCAACGCCAGCTCGTACGCGGCGTCGAACGCCTTGTCCGCCGCCACCGGGAGGTCCGGGCGGACGCCGGTGCCTTCCCAGTTCTCCCCCGTCTCCGGGTGGAACGAGCGCGCGATCGACACCGTCACGTCGAGGTAGGTGTCCACTTTGTACTGCTCACGCGGGTGCGCACCGCCGCGGGTGGCCTCGCCGACCGTCTTCGCCCGGCCCTGCTGCTGGAGCGAGAACGCCAGGTCCTCGCCGCCGGAGAACGTGCGCGGGCCGGTCAGCACCCAGACCGGCTTCGTGCCGCCGAACCGCGGGCCCGGCACGTACGGCAGCGTCCACATCTGCGTCGTCTTGTCGCCTTCGCGCTCGTAGATGTCGAGGTAGTGCACCTGCTCGTCGACCAGGTAGGTCTGGAGGAGCGCGCTGGTGCCCGGGCTGCCACCGCGGTTGCGGCGCACGTCCAGCAGCAGCGCGTCGGCGGGCGCGAGCAGCGTCATCGCGGCCGAGATCGCGGGACCGGCCAGCTCCGGCGGGTACAGCATCGTCGTGTCGAGGTAGCCGACGTTGCCGGCCAGCCGCCGGACCGCCGCGACGCCGAAGCCCTCGAGCTCGGCCTCGATCCGGAAGCCGTCGGAGTTCACCGCCGCGTCGCCGTCGTCGGCGACCGGGTCGGTGTGGTGGCGCAGGCGCAGGTGCGGATCGCCGTTGACCGACTGCAGGTCGGCTGTGACGAGCGTCGCGAACTCGGCGTCGTCGACGTCCGCGTACGCACCGTCATCGAGACGACTGCGGAGCGCGTCCGCCAGCTTCGCGGCGACGGCGGGGAAGACGTAGTGCGCTTCCAGCCGTCGGATGACCTCGTTGACCTGCGCGGCACGCGCTTCCGACCCCATGTGCGCCAACCTACCGCAGCCCACAAACGAAAATTCGGCACGCCGAAAAAAATTGTGCGCCCACACTGCATGACAAATTCATGACCACCGATCGGCCGATTTCGCGTTCGCCATCAGCTTGCGGCTGTCTAAACCTCCCCTTTATCGTTGCAGTGAAAGGGGCGAAGAAATCACATGACTTCCGCGATGGTGGCGCTGATCAGCGCGTTCGGCCTGGTCCTCGCCGTGGAGCTGCCGGACAAGACGCTGGTCGCCACCCTGGTGCTGACCACCCGTTTCCGCGGCGGCCCGGTATTCGCCGGTGTCTGCGCCGCGTTCGCCGTGCAATGCGTCATCGCGGTCGCGTTCGGCAGCGTCCTGACGCTGTTGCCGGATCTCGTCCTTTCCCTCGTCGTCGCCGCGATGTTCGGCCTCGGTTCTTTCATGCTCCTGCGCGAAGGATTCAGCGAAGCGGACGAAGCCGGCGAAGACGCTTCGCGCGTCGGCCCGGCGCCGGCGACCTTCCTGCGCTCCGCGATGACGTCGTTCGGCGTGCTGTTCGCCGCCGAGTGGGGTGACGCCTCCCAGCTCGCCACGGCCAGCCTCGCCGCCCGGATCGGCAACCCGATCGCCGTCGGCGTCGGCGCGTTCGCCGCGCTCGTCATCGTCGCCGGGCTCGCCGTGTTCATCGGCGGGAAG
Coding sequences within:
- the cydC gene encoding thiol reductant ABC exporter subunit CydC; the protein is MTELPGRAPLLASESTVDSVRPGKGPLGALPALVPAVRRALALVGFLSFLHAAALVAQAFLLADVLAAIVGAGVGGRTAQLAALLALVATRALTGWAVRTVSARAAATAQRELRARAVDHALRLGPEWIAHRGHGELTALTTRGLDALDAYFREYLPALVTAAVVPLGAGAAILFADWPSGVLIALTVPLLPMFAILVGKYTAGRVAGATDATHRMSELLLELVRVLPVLTAFRRAAAQGETVRRLSERHRRATLKTLKVAFSSAFVLELAATLSVALVAVVIGVRLAGGHLPLAIGLGVLILAPECYQPLRAVGAAFHASEDGVEAVRRVADLLATPAPAAGTEVPARGELRVSSLRVARRGGFAPDGETFSVRPGETVWLRAPSGGGKSTTLSALLGFVPAHDGTITAGGVDLADADLERWREQVAWVPQSPVFAGGTVREEVGSDALLDELGLTGLADRPVAKLSLGQRQRVAVARALVRVQGGAWLLLLDEPTAHLDEATARLVLDAVQRAVDNGAAAVIAAHERTAAVDLAADIAPAAEVSTTDSSATPLGWRALLDGRMFAGAVLGAVALLAGVALTATSGWLIAKASQQPPILTLTVAVVGVRAFGLGRAGLRYVERLVTHDAAFRIAGRLRVRLWTSLVRLGPARGLRAGEGQRRLVADVDTVRDLLPRVVSPPLVVTLVAAGAIAVQTWVLPAAGLTLAAAVAIGLCAPWVALRTERRATSALATGRRDVASRVLTLFEAAAELLAFGTARDHRRALADADTRLAAQARRQAFGAGAAEALVTLACGTAAVVSTALAASAVTSGGLDPVLAPVLALVPLALAEVLALLPPVAQHWDTLQRARRRLADAPPEPARPAHPEAGVELRGADLGWPDGPVVLHDVDVHLQPGTYAAVVGPSGAGKSTLVAALLGFLAPRAGVVAVPDEVAWAPQEPMLAATTVGENLRLARPTATEDDLRRALHQAALDDVDPATLLGSGGTGLSGGQAQRVALARALLGAPTAGLVLLDEPTAHLDEPTAQAVRAHLREALAGRTVLHVTHRADEAADADVVLEVRDGRVVTRVPVP
- the cydB gene encoding cytochrome d ubiquinol oxidase subunit II, giving the protein MTLEIVWFVVIAFFWLGYLFLEGFDFGVGMLMPVLARDNTERRVMVNTIGPVWDGNEVWLIVAGGAMFAAFPGWYASLFSAAYLPLLLLLLALIGRGVAFEYRGKVDSDRWRRTWDRVIMVGSWIPPLGVGLVLSTTVLGLPLDADGNRVGSAFAALRWDTLLGAVAIAAFSITHGAAFLALKTSGDLRERARKLALRLLPPAMVPIVAFLTVVQWREGTLWTLLAFGIAAVAAVVAWFRLRADRDGQAFAALGVVIAGAAVVMFGSLFPNVLPSTLDAANTLTIEDAASSPYTLTVMTWVAVFGAPAVLIYQGWTYWVFRKRIGVQHIPAVHAP
- a CDS encoding cytochrome ubiquinol oxidase subunit I, with amino-acid sequence MEVLELARWQFGITTVYHFLMVPLTIGLSILVAAMQTQWVRTGDPRHLKMTKFWGKLLLVNFAMGVVTGIVQEFQFGMNWSAYSRFVGDVFGAPLAMEGLVAFFVESTFLGLWIFGWDRLPKKVHLACAWAFSLATMASAYFILAANSWMQHPVGVTFENGKPTMNSIWAVLTNNTALAAIPHTLAGAFSVAAAFLVGVAGWHLWRRRSNQDVWRSSLRLGGWVGIAAFAVLAITGDAQGKLMFEQQPMKMASAEALCHTEKPASFSIIAIGDVAGSNCEDVKTFNVPALLSFLAHNDFKTEVKGVEDLITEYQAKYGTNYPDDPSLGSLAGKPIDYVPNLPVTYWGFRMMIGFGAVSAGIGLLALWLTREDRIPTARWFPLLVLGGIATPFLGNSAGWIFTEMGRQPFVVVPNPSGVDGVWMFTAQAVSRLTTGEVWTSLIALTTVYAALGLVELYLMRKYIRGGVEAVMPPETKDSDKPGEDTLAFAY
- a CDS encoding S41 family peptidase; translation: MGSEARAAQVNEVIRRLEAHYVFPAVAAKLADALRSRLDDGAYADVDDAEFATLVTADLQSVNGDPHLRLRHHTDPVADDGDAAVNSDGFRIEAELEGFGVAAVRRLAGNVGYLDTTMLYPPELAGPAISAAMTLLAPADALLLDVRRNRGGSPGTSALLQTYLVDEQVHYLDIYEREGDKTTQMWTLPYVPGPRFGGTKPVWVLTGPRTFSGGEDLAFSLQQQGRAKTVGEATRGGAHPREQYKVDTYLDVTVSIARSFHPETGENWEGTGVRPDLPVAADKAFDAAYELALRHVLELGDAGPRRGVAEEARQALDQVKDVGPGVDGTE
- a CDS encoding TMEM165/GDT1 family protein, with protein sequence MVALISAFGLVLAVELPDKTLVATLVLTTRFRGGPVFAGVCAAFAVQCVIAVAFGSVLTLLPDLVLSLVVAAMFGLGSFMLLREGFSEADEAGEDASRVGPAPATFLRSAMTSFGVLFAAEWGDASQLATASLAARIGNPIAVGVGAFAALVIVAGLAVFIGGKIRSRIKPKLIQRCAGFVFAGFAAFALLQLAF